From the genome of Malus sylvestris chromosome 6, drMalSylv7.2, whole genome shotgun sequence, one region includes:
- the LOC126625157 gene encoding probable lysophospholipase BODYGUARD 3, with translation MAAMRKTKLVLTLVGRVINEAVSFIVFSVLDLVDFILCFVYKVADFFIEAEWKPCYCSSSKETITGSGKILVSEQGESKIVCLSSTKLQLEEISDTLYTRPSLLSEVSKLSMKEIKKGTARSTFSVNSTIVEMLEGKIGGQHLHPIPRWSDCDCKFCTSWTSNCTETLFVKTDGPREYKGQEDVLFIHGFISSSAFWTETLFPNFSSAAKSSFRLFAIDLLGFGRSPKPTDSMYTLREHLEIIERSVLEPNNVKSFHIVAHSLGCILALALAVKHPSSIKSLTLLAPPYYPIPKGEQATQYVMRRVAPRRVWPVIAFGASIACWYEHISRTICLLICKNHRFVEFLTKLITRNRIRTFLLEGFFCHTHNAAWHTLHNIICGTAGKMEKYLDAVRDNLKCDVNLFHGKDDELIPVECSYNVQSKIPRARVKVIDKKDHITIVVGRQRAFARELENIWRNSSRD, from the exons ATGGCTGCAATGAGAAAAACCAAGTTGGTTTTAACGTTGGTCGGAAGAGTCATAAACGAGGCTGTGAGCTTCATTGTGTTTTCGGTTCTCGACCTTGTGGATTTCATCCTTTGTTTTGTGTATAAAGTTGCTGATTTTTTCATCGAAGCAGAATGGAAGCCTTGCTATTGCTCCTCCTCCAAGGAAACCATTACCGGCAGTGGCAAAATCTTGGTCTCCGAACAAGGTGAGTCAAAAATTGTGTGCCTTAGCTCAACCAAGCTGCAACTTGAGGAGATCTCGGACACGCTCTACACTCGCCCTTCGCTCTTGTCCGAGGTCTCAAAGCTGAGCATGAAGGAGATCAAGAAAGGAACTGCTCGATCGACCTTCTCGGTCAACTCTACCATTGTTGAAATGCTTGAAGGGAAGATTGGAGGCCAACATTTGCATCCAATCCCAAGGTGGTCGGACTGTGATTGCAAATTTTGCACATCTTGGACCTCTAATTGCACAGAAACACTCTTTGTCAAAACCGATGGACCTAGAG AGTATAAGGGACAAGAAGATGTTCTATTCATACATGGGTTCATTTCATCATCAGCATTTTGGACAGAGACATTGTTCCCAAACTTTTCAAGTGCTGCAAAATCAAGTTTTAGACTTTTTGCTATTGATCTGTTGGGGTTTGGGAGGAGTCCAAAGCCAACCGACTCCATGTACACACTTAGAGAGCATCTGGAGATCATCGAAAGATCTGTGCTTGAACCCAACAATGTTAAATCCTTCCACATTGTGGCTCATTCATTGGGTTGCATTCTTGCCCTTGCTCTTGCTGTTAAACACCCTTCCTCCATCAAGTCCCTCACCTTACTTGCACCT CCATATTACCCAATACCAAAGGGAGAACAAGCAACACAATACGTGATGAGGAGGGTGGCGCCACGGCGGGTGTGGCCAGTGATTGCATTCGGCGCCTCCATTGCTTGCTGGTACGAGCACATCTCAAGGACTATTTGTTTGCTCATTTGCAAGAACCACCGGTTTGTGGAATTTCTTACCAAACTAATCACCAGAAACAG AATAAGGACTTTCTTGCTCGAAGGTTTCTTCTGTCACACCCATAACGCAGCATGGCACACATTGCACAACATTATATGTGGCACTGCCGGCAAGATGGAGAAATACCTAGACGCTGTCCGAGACAATCTAAAATGCGACGTAAATTTGTTTCATGGCAAAGATGATGAGCTTATCCCGGTCGAGTGCAGCTATAACGTGCAATCCAAAATTCCTCGGGCACGTGTGAAGGTGATTGACAAGAAAGATCACATTACCATCGTGGTCGGAAGACAGAGAGCTTTTGCTAGAGAGCTTGAGAATATTTGGAGAAATTCATCAAGGGATTAA